The sequence below is a genomic window from Sphingobium sp. EP60837.
GCCTAGCGCGACCAGCCTTTCCACCAGCAACGGCCAGTGCAGCGTCTGTCCCTGCGGCAGATAGGCAATGCGGCGGGCGATCTCCTGGCGCGAGAGGCGCGCCGCGGGGCTGCCATCAATCTCGATTTCGCCGCCGACGAGCTTCGTCAGGCCGAGCAGGGCGCGAATCAGCGTCGATTTGCCCGCGCCATTGGGACCGATGATGCCGACCAGCTGGCCGGGCTCCAGCGCAAGGGTGACGCCATCGACTGCCGGATGGCGGCCGAGGCGGACGGAAATATCCTGCGCACGGATCGTCACCATAGCCGCCGTTCCCGCATCAGATGGACAAGGAAGACCGGGACGCCCAGCAGCGCGGTGAGGACCCCGAGCTTGAGTTCGCTGCTGGTCGGGATCAGGCGCACGCCGATGTCGGCCAGCGTCAGCAGCGCCGCCCCGCCCAGCAGCGACGGAAGCAGGACGGCGGAGGGCGAGCGGTCGGTTAGCGGGCGGACGAGATGCGGGACGATGAGGCCGACAAAGCCGATCGCGCCCGACACGGCGACCGCGCCGCCGACGCCGATCGCAACGCCCAGCATGATGCGCAGGCGCGCCTTGCCTAGGTCCGCGCCAAGGGCCTGCGCCCCCTCCTCCCCCAGTGTCAGCGCGTCAAGGGTGCGACCATCGGCGATGAGCAGCGCCGCGCCGATGAGGACACAGGGAAGCGCAATCCAGACATGGGCGTAGCTGCGATTTTCCAGGCTGCCCATCAGCCAGCTCATGATCTCCATCGCCGCGAAAGGATTGGGCGAGAGATTGAGCGACAGGCTGATCCCCGCCCCCGTCAATGTCGCGACGGCG
It includes:
- a CDS encoding FecCD family ABC transporter permease yields the protein MTARRHPLLMPALIALTLVAALGSLTLGAVPLSLPRILAVLGGGGDEIARAILIDLRLPRMLLGLIVGAMLGLAGASLQGYLRNPLAEPSVLGASNAAALGAVCALYFGLAQLHPAILPLLAITTSLIAITALFLLAGPSESPLTLILAGIAVATLTGAGISLSLNLSPNPFAAMEIMSWLMGSLENRSYAHVWIALPCVLIGAALLIADGRTLDALTLGEEGAQALGADLGKARLRIMLGVAIGVGGAVAVSGAIGFVGLIVPHLVRPLTDRSPSAVLLPSLLGGAALLTLADIGVRLIPTSSELKLGVLTALLGVPVFLVHLMRERRLW